CAGGGCAGCTAGTCAACTGCGCACAAATCAATGCTGGTAATAATCAGCCACATACTCTGTTTGTTTTCAATGAATGCACTCCTTGTATCTTTTATGTAAGAGGTCAAAACttatgaaaacatttctttCTGCTAATTTATAAAAAGCAAAGTCATTTGAAGAGTTTGTACTAATGATTTTATATCCCTATCTAAACTGGAAATGTTTCATACAATCACACTCTAAGACACAGGGATCGTTTTAATTATAGATGTTAGCAGTGAAGAAGAGTAGGCTGGCCTTTGCCTTCTAGTGACGCCATGTCAGGCCAGCTGTGGCCGGACGCACACACTGTAATGTCCAGCGGAGATCCAGATGTGCGTCACTTCTTCCCTGCTCCTGCGGTGCGCACACTTGCTGTACCACAGAGGCTTGCCCTCATGCCTTCCAAAAGAGAGAGGGCATTTATATTCCTTAAATAGCCTCCCTCAGCCTTACTCTAAGAAACATACTAATATATGTTTGCAATCACAAAATATTAAAGGATGCAAACATCACACCAAACTAAAGTGGTCAAAGATAATAACTGGTCACTTGAGGCATGTTCTTTAAGGAATCGCCCCTCTGTTCCCAGCTTTAAAGGAGAGTCACAGCACAGGGAATAATAAGTTAAATCACAGTAACAGACATGATTCCCTCCCACCATTATGAGCCTATTACTGCATGGAAACTAATCCGTGGATTGTCTGCTTTGTTTGGGTTTGGACACTGGCTATTTGAGACTGTTGACTGTGGTGGTAAGGGATATCCAAGTCTCCTTCAAGCAGGAGCTGAGAAATCTAAAAAGACAAgcagttttttggggggagatTCTGGCCTTCTCGTGAGAGAGGAAATGTGCTCTTTTTGTGTAAGTGGTTTGGATTGTAGCGTTTTGATATCCAGGAGAGGTGTAGTGTTACAACTTAACTAATTTTAATCAAAACATGTGAAACGCTATCCCCTCTTGATGTAAGGCTGCCTGGGCTGAATCTCAGGGTCGGCCCCGGTTTGTTGCCTTTGGCTGCAACTCTCTCTGTGGTTTGGGATATGGCTTGTCACTCTCACAAAGCAGATGTTTGTCTGAACTgccaaaaagaaacaaaaacaacattgtgGGAAATGGAGGGgttgggtgaaaaaaaaaatcgccgTCTTTCGTTAACAAGAACACAGAGAGACTAAATGACCCTGAGCTATGTGCATATGGGAGAGTTGACATGATGTGAAACATTCAAGAATCTGCCAAACAGGACTTATAttgtaatagagtaaaatcCTAGAGATGCACACCTTTTAAACAAGTCAAATGATGAAAGGGCAAAGGAGAAACAGcaagaagaaagacagactgAAAGGCAAGCATATTGGTTTCTAACTCAGCTGAGGTCCAGCCCAGTGTTGTCTCTGTAATACATctgtttcaacaccacattcgGACCTACTCCCTCCACGTCAGACCCGAGCGCAGCACCAGACACCGGATACTTAACTTTAATCATCTTTAGGCATATTTAGCTGGATATGATACGACTGCTTGcactcacccacacactctcccagacgcacacacacagcagaaagtGAGCAAGCAAGGGAGAGATCCATTTCTTTGAGGCCCTAGTGCAGAGCAGAGGTCGGAGTGAGGAAAGCAGGGGAAAGAATGTGCAGTCAGTACTACAGCACTACAACACCACCACAGCAGACTGGCTGTGCTGGAAAAGGGTGAAACCTGAGAGGCAGTGTTGTGTCGGGTGTCAGGGCTGGAAGGTGCTAGGGTGGAGGGGAGGATGGTGAAGAtgggaggatggaggggggggcagaagagagaaaaagaggcaaGGGGAGGGACAGGGAAagctggagaaagagagagtggtgGACATtggagggagaagaagggagaggagCGGGGCATTTCCGAGAACCGTGGGACCTCGCTGTGGTGTAGGGTGTCCCGCTCTGATTTCTGCCCGTTCCGGATCAAGTTTCTCCTCCAATCCAGTTCTCCCAAAGCCACAGAGAGAGGTGGGTGGATAAAGAGAGAGacctttgtgttttgtttttttttttcatctggtcgtaataaaaaaaaaaagggaccaCACATCCCATCTGCGGAGAacagttttcttttctccctcttttttccaaTTAGAAGAGATAAACAAAGGATGATTCATAGATTTCACACTGGTGTTAGGTTTTAAACCTTTCCGTCTCAGATTTAGCAAGAGTAAACAACTTGAATACATCATGGAAAAAGCGTCATACTGTACTCCACTGTGCCCGTATTCATTTCTTCAACAGGGCTGGGGCTGAGAAAGAATCCCTCTCATTGATTCAGTGTAGGAAGGTCTGATTATGTTTAACATAGGATAAAAAATTCCACCAACAACCCTAAGATGTACGGTCACAATTTCCCATTTGCAAGCAGCCTATGGCTCAGTTATCCTATCTTTTTACATAGAACATTAATCAGAGATTTCTCTTGCTCTTTTTCTCCTGCAGACGTTTGCAGAAAGCACCATGAATGAACTCCTGGGATGGTACGGCTATGACAAGGTAGATCTAAGAGAATCTGAGGCCAACGAGATCAGAAACTACAGAGAAAGGCGTCAGCATGTGTCAGTGCTAAAAGGTGAGGGCAGGTGCTAACAGTTCACAGTCTTCTTGAATTTATACCATTGACAAGCAGGTTTTTGAGCAAACAATGAGTCACTGTACAATTTTGCTAGACTTACTCTCTCTTGGAGTTGTAACTTCTcaagtttcattcattcagacaCATCTATTGTTTCCCATCACATTTGTACTAAGAATCAGTGTCAGGCATTGTCACAGGTTTAAAGATGTTACAGTATCATGAATCACTATCAGAATTTCCCCTCCTCACAGTATTTGATGTTTATGTCTTTCAGAAAACTCATTGCCAAAACCTAAGAGCCTGGACACCaaagtcagtcactcagtcctGGCTATGAAGAGTGGAGCGAGAGAGTCCTCTAGTGTCCCCTCctcttcaccctcctcctcctcaacatGTTCATCCCTGACCACCCCCAAGGAGCACAAGAGTGCACCTGTCATCGTCCCCCTCATAAAGCCATCAGCAGGTAGCATCCTATGAACGTACAAATGATGATATTCTTGAAAGAGGCTTTGCAATTACATGACATGGCACGTAGCATTCAATAACGTTGGGTTATATTTGTCACTTCTACTTCTACATATAGTATTAAAGCTAGAAATGAAGTGATTTAACTTGTGTGTTAAGtgaaaatagatttatttttgcTGTAAATAACAGTACTCTGAGACATCTGAGATCATTTTGTTTGGAAATGACATTGATTTCATTGCAAGATATTGCAAGTTGCTGAAATAATATTACTCCTTTGATTAATTCACGGTATCTTACTGGAAGCCATGGCGCTTTTAAAGTCTAGGCTAAGATCCTATGAATCCTTAATATATTGACATTATTCAAACAAATACTTGATCAAATAATTGGCTATGGGTCCAGTCTGTTTAGTTCTGTTAAGAAGAAAGAGTGCAGTAAATAAGTAGTCAATTGAAAAGCAAAACTGTAGCTGTTCACAGATATTTAGAGATAAAGACTTCAAATATGACTGTTAAAATCCTATGTAACCAGCTCCTGTCTCACCCTGAGACCCTGTCTTAACCCTGACAGAATGAGCTGTTGCATCAGAGATAGGTAGTAATACCTTAGCAGTTTGCAGTTGTTAATCGCTCTCCAcctattttctgctttttccattGCAGTGGAGGATGTACAGAATGTGCAGATAGTGTGTGTTTGGTGCCAGAAGGAAGGTGTAAAACGCTATTCACTATGTATGGGATCAGAGCTCAAGAGCTTCTGCAGTGAGAAGTGTTTTGCTGCCTGCAGACGGGCCTACTTCAAACGCAATAAGGTAAGTAATATCAACATCTAAAATGTGTACAGTATAATACAAGCTGTGTCATCATACATACACTGAAGACCCAGGCTTCAAGTGGTTTCTGGCTTGTAAACTTCTTAGTAAAAGTTCTTcttaaaagtaataaaagaaaaattataTAAAGACAAACATAGCAGGGATTGTGCAAGAGATGTTTTGTCAACGTAATGAGATGAAGAGGAAAAATAGTTAGTagtgatagtaataataatgataaataaatgcacacacaaacacacaacacataaacTCATAATATGATTATGTTGGTATCATCAGCAATCAGAATGGGCAATGCAGAATGACATCCAAGCAAAATTATTTATATAGATGACAAATAGTAGTGGCCCAAGAATAGATCCTTGAGTCACTCCGCAATATAGCTTTGTTAAAAGCCTAATATAAATCCACATACCATTCAAAAGCAGTATTCCAGTATACCAATTTCGAACACATTATAGTCCAAATCTGTGGAGATTTTGTCTATAAGTTGTAGGAGAGTCATGTATGTTCAGTGGTTCTATTGAAATCcatattgttgttttgttttttacaaaggATATTGTTATCATTTAGGTGTTTTAACACTCTTGTGTAGACtatcttttccatttcattGGTGAGGCAAGGTAAAATAGaaattgtaaaatgtaattaGTGAAAGTGCTCCCCTTCTGAACCTTTGTGACTTTCAGGTCTTTTGGTACAACCCCAATCTTTAAAGAGACTGGGAGGACATGAGCTAGTGGCTCAATAATTGAAGATGTCACTTCTTTAAAAGCTTGGCCTATCAAACACTCTGTATTTGGAGGTTCAATTCTATACAAGAAGGGAAAATAACCAGTAATCTTTCAAGAGTGCTACCAGAAATGGCAAAGAAGTCATTGAATCCATTTGCTTTATGAGAAGGGTTAGTAAATGAAACGTCACCATCAGTAAATTAAGATGGAACTTTCACAGGAGCCTTTTCTTAATACAGTATTTGATTGATGATGTCGCTCATAGATCATGTTGCTAGCAGCATCTTTAAAGTTGTCTGAAtagtatttatttgtatatatttatgtatattttgtatgtatCAAAGTTGTGGAGAATAGGATTTAACAGAAtagtttattttctttacagATGACTTCAGTAACCCAGAAGAGAACCACAGTTTACTAGCAACTTGGCCTAACTTGACCATATATCATGGTGGATTTGAAGTATTCTATATTTTCTTCACTAAACTTACAACAGTTCACTTTTGTATACCAACAGTTGCTGAGCTGAATTGAAATACAGTGAAGTGGTCTGAAATGCCTGttggatataaaataaaaataatttgttaAAATATTGACTTGTGAGGTCATGATAGATGTATTAATTGTGATTAACAGGAGTTTGAAAAGGGGGGTCCCTGAGAACACACTTTCTAGTTATTATAGGGGAATAAGTATGTTATAGGAATGGTGTGAGGGAGGTCAAAGTTTGTAGAGGACAGTTGGTATCAGTTTCGCGTTAATGGAGGAGGGGCTGGCCATTAAGTGGCTTTGGTCTGGAGGACAGGAAAGCAGTAACCACAGAGAACTGCTCTGATGCACACTGCCATGATTTTTCACCATCCATTACGACATGGATATACCCTATTTAGAGGTGCGGGGTGACAAGGAGCTATATCGCCTTTCAACTTCACTGTTGTTTATACTGTGATGGGTTTATTCACACAACAACAGAGACAAAAAGGAGGGCTGAACAGACTGCGCGCAACAAGCCCTCTAGTTTTTCAGAGGCGGGGAGGAAAGCTGTGCTGTTTGCCTGTCACTGCTTGTCTGAGAGGAAGGCCAGGAGGCCTGGGGCGAGGTGTCCACTTTCAGTGCATACCTTACCTTCAGCTGCCTCATGTTTCGTAACTCAACACGACTCAATGGGTCACAGAGATGGGGGAGCACTCAGATCCACAGCAGATCAGCTTACACGAATCAAGAGGAATTTCCTATATTAATACTGGCAAGGCCATTAATAATATGACAATACATCACCTGTATTATCTCCTCACTCGGTTGTACAATCATATCGGTTTCACAACACAGTGATTTCCCTTTGTTATACTGACCTTTGGGATTTGGTACCATGTATGAAGTTCAAACTGCTAACCTTGATGACAAGGCAATTCATTTGAAGCTATTTTTGCACTTGTTATGTAAGACTCTCAAATTTGGTTTAATGACCACAGATTAATTCCAGTTAAGTGTTCTGATGTAAAGCAACTGCAGCTACGTCCTCAAGAATTGTAGAACTAATCCATCAAAAGTAGTATGAACTCAGGTCTAACTAACTGCTTCACAGCAGTTCATGTCACGTATGTAACACTGTGGTTTTCTCCTGTCAGGCCAGAGATGAAGACCTCCATGGTGAGAGATCCCCCCAGCACCCCCATACAGAGGACTCGCCCAGACTGGTTTTGAAGATAAACAGCAATGTTAGAGTAAGAGGATCCTATTCATGAATCTAttgtttgttattattaattcaATTATTAATATAACTATGCTATGACATTACAAGATTAAAACAATCTTGTTGTGTATGTAGACTGTTTTTACCTTAAAAGTGCTGAGATGAAATTAGCCTGTATATTTGTATGAAAGATTTAAAGTTCTCATCATTGACTATCACCTCAATGACCCTCCACAGTCTCTCTCCCCTGTGCCACAGGTATGTGATTGGTGCAAACATGTCCGCCACACTAAAGAATACTTGGACTTCGGATCTGGTGAAGAGAGGCTCCAGTTCTGCAGCACTAAGTGTCTTAATCAATACAAGATGGATGTTTTCTACAGAGAAGCCCGTGCAGCTCTCACCAGCTCCAGTCCAGGCAGAACCAGTCAGGAGGGGAGGCCGGAGACCAGTGTGGCAGGGCAAAAGCTACTCACCCCAGAGTCTTGGAACAGCAGCACTAGTACAGGAGAAGCTCGTCACAGAAATCTTTCCCCTAAAGGCCCTACGCCAATCCATGGATCAGCAGAATCCACCTCCATCTCCCCTTCAGAGgcatcatcttcttcctcttctaaGGTCACTGTCTCTGGGCTAAGGACCCTTGATAGGCCCATCCAGCCACCTCTGCCTCCATCTGCTGTAGAGGTGTCATCTCACACTGTTCCtattcatcctcctcctccacgcCCCCCTTTGGAACATCAGCCAGTACCTCAAATCCACATGCCCTTCATCAGACCTCCTCTTCATGCTCAGGGCCTCAGAAGTCCCCTTGCCCACCCTCCCAGACACCCAGGTCCCCCTTCTAGCCCTATCCACAGACCTCCTCACTCTCCTCACCTGCagccccccacctcctcctccatgaaTCCCCCGGGACTGATGCATCCTTTCCCAGGAGCCTACTTCCCTGGCTTGCATTCCCCTCCCCTTAACATGATGCCGAGAGGCCCTGTCCCAATGCCTCCTATGATGAACTTTGGTATTCCTTCCTTTAGCCCGCTCTTGCCCCAGCCCACTGTCCTGGTGCCTTATCCCATTATTGTTCCCCTGCCTGTCCCCATACCCATTCCTATCCCCATTCCAGTCCCCTCTAAGGCAAACCTAGAAACCCCAGCTCACAGTGGAGTTATACAGCCTGTGCCAGAGGGGGCAGACAGGGGTAGATCCATAGCTACCAGGCCTCCATCTCCAGGGATCCATGAAGCCAACAAATTCAGTGGAACTCAGGGTCTCCCCTCACCCAGTGACCCCAGTGCCAGGGACACAGATTGGGTTAAATCAGAGAGGCCGTTCCCATCACCAACATCCACACCCCACAGTGGAGCATCCTCCCCCAGGGAACAGTACAACGCATCTCCCTGCTCAGCCCCAGGGTTTGATGGGCCGACAGActataaacagcagcagcagtcagaaCGACAAGTCATACAAAGGGTACTTCAAAGGACCCAAGTGAAGCTGGAGCCCAGTGCCAATGCAGTTGTGGACGTTTCAGGGCACAGGTCATCAGGAATTGGGCAGGGTACCAGATCAGGgttcagtgacatcatcagacccACCCCTCCTCTACCACAGTCCCCTTCTCATGACACTGTATACCACCATCAGGACTCCCACACTCCACTGTCACATACCCCACCAAGCCCTCCAGGGAGCAACAATCCATATGATACCACGTCTTCTGCCCTGAAACCTCAGGACCATGGTCCAAATGGAATGTCCTCATCATCCACTCCTGCCAGTCCAGACTCCCCCCTACCCCAGAGAGTACCAGCACCACCACCTGACCCTGCACTCAGTGAGCTGGAGGCTATCAAAGAGAACAAGTGCTCTATTGTTGGCCCAGTACGGGTGGAGGGTCCAATCAGTCCGACCGCAGAGCCCTTAGCAGTGGTtggggaggtaggagaggaccCCCATGTTCCTGATGAGGACCATGCCTATGCTCTGCCCACAGCGCCAAAGACAGGTGGGACCACCACCCCGCTGCTCTTGCCCAAACTCAGGGACAAGGGTAGCCTGCGGAGCCCTGCTAATACGCCCAGTGCTGGAGACATGGAGCCAGCTCTGAAGAGGAGATGCCTACGAATCCGCGATCAGAATAAGTAGAGGACGGAGGTGAGacaaatatatagataatattgGTATCATTAACTGTGAGCTAGAGAACAACCACCTTatcttacacacatacatgtacagaaGACTCTCCACAACCACCAAATGGAGGGGTTAACTGCATCAGAGCAATTCAGCGTTggtaaaatattgaataatatGCTGAGTTGACTCTAACTGTATTTGCATAAGACTTCTAAACCCCATTGCATTGTTCTATGTGGCAAACCCCTCCCATGTGGTATTCCAAGTTGGTTAATTTGAAAATCAGCAATAATGTCTGTGTCCAATGTCCAATCCTTGGTCTAAATGCAATTCAGACCAAGGTTTGGAGAAtgtgcatatacacacattcaaacatacAGAGGGCAAGCTTAATCACAGGTCTCACAGTATGCGCATGGTCACTAAACAGCATGGCGCCAAAGAGAGAAAATCCCAGTAACCTGGCACTCCTCAGGTCTCTAAGGTTACAATAGGGGAAGGAGGTGGAGGGCAGAGGCAGTGAGAGTCACTTTGAAAGGTGATCACTTCACCACAACCTGACAGTCACAATGCTTTGTTTGCATGTCAGCCTGTTTTGTAGCCTGTTTTGCCAagatatgtgagtgtgtgtctgtttaagAGGATGGTGAGGGTGAGATTTTTACAGTTTGCAATGTACAAGGAGGTAGTGGGTTCAGTGTCTGGGACAAGGACAGATGCCTGCTGCTGAATCAAAACTGACCTTGAGGTTAAAGAAGTGCCTGTACAACCTGACACCCTGTTGTAAGAGATAGATCCAGCAAAGTTGACTAGTGTGAGGCCAAAGTCAAACTCTTGCTTCTTAAGGTATGAAACGTCAACtagtgaaaacatttttcaagattTAGAAACAGAAGTGATTGTCAGGCAGACTATAAGGCGCTGTTAGTATGAGAGAGCCAGCCCTCAGCTTTGATAAAGCTCTGGGGTTTCATTAGAAAACATAGGGGCGAACCTAAGTGATCCGATTACACATGTCATAGTGACACCCTATTCTGcctttggctttttttttttagcactttCCTCacccctttccctccttttccttcacTCCACTCACCACCACTGTCCCCTGCCAACCAGATGTTGTTGTTAGAGTGTAACAGAAAAGCCTCCTTAATTTGGACCAATCAAAGGCCCTCTTGATTTCACTTGTGTGATTGGTTGTCCAAATGGTTGTAACACCACCCGTCCGTCCTTGCCCACTGGTATCATGCCATAATAAGACATAACATAAGATCATGTTACCATTTTACTGTATGTCCTAAGATTAATCTGCTGATATTACAGAGGTGGTTTAGATTTCAACTGACCTGCTTTTCTCCTCCAAAGGCCAAGGGTGGCCttactaaatgtgtttaaaaatgatgGCTGTTGATATAGAAAGCACAACATAAACCTTTATCTTATATCCCAGGTGATTtatgtctgtgcattacatgaTTCCCTTTTACTAAATGAGTTCCCACTTTACTCTTTGTCATTTGTTGTGGTTTGATGCGTCCCCTTAGTAACCAATACATATGAAATCACAGCGTGCTGCTTGTGTTGTGCAGACGGATTTATGGCCCGGCGTTGTGTGTAATGGGAGCTGGCTGTCGTATGTGAGTGACTTAAGCTTGCCACCTCTGTGCTCTGAGCTGAACATTGCTGTGCTGTTCTATTGTCTCTAGTgctaaaagtctttaaaaaaaacctcccacTCTGACAGAATGAGCAGCCAACTGGAGGACTTCACCTCAGGAAACAGCCCGTTTTTCGTCTCAGTTTTCCTTGCCTTTATTTGGGATATTTTATAGCCTCGTGTAATCCGATTCCACCACATGGGTATTCGCTGAGCGTTTGAAACTAAAACGCAATGGGACAGAGGGAGTACAGAACCCCGGTTTGGCCCTTACATGCGTGTGTATGTACGTCTGTTTACgtttaatatgtgtgtttgaatgaaagtctgtgttagtgtgtgagaaagaaataGGCCAGATGTTCTTGGTTTGATTGTGCCCTGTGCAACAGTTATCTGAGTGTTGACATGACTAAAAGCCTCA
This genomic interval from Scomber japonicus isolate fScoJap1 chromosome 17, fScoJap1.pri, whole genome shotgun sequence contains the following:
- the LOC128377045 gene encoding sine oculis-binding protein homolog, whose product is MPEMEKGRPPENKRSRKPAHPVKREINQEMKTFAESTMNELLGWYGYDKVDLRESEANEIRNYRERRQHVSVLKENSLPKPKSLDTKVSHSVLAMKSGARESSSVPSSSPSSSSTCSSLTTPKEHKSAPVIVPLIKPSAVEDVQNVQIVCVWCQKEGVKRYSLCMGSELKSFCSEKCFAACRRAYFKRNKARDEDLHGERSPQHPHTEDSPRLVLKINSNVRSLSPVPQVCDWCKHVRHTKEYLDFGSGEERLQFCSTKCLNQYKMDVFYREARAALTSSSPGRTSQEGRPETSVAGQKLLTPESWNSSTSTGEARHRNLSPKGPTPIHGSAESTSISPSEASSSSSSKVTVSGLRTLDRPIQPPLPPSAVEVSSHTVPIHPPPPRPPLEHQPVPQIHMPFIRPPLHAQGLRSPLAHPPRHPGPPSSPIHRPPHSPHLQPPTSSSMNPPGLMHPFPGAYFPGLHSPPLNMMPRGPVPMPPMMNFGIPSFSPLLPQPTVLVPYPIIVPLPVPIPIPIPIPVPSKANLETPAHSGVIQPVPEGADRGRSIATRPPSPGIHEANKFSGTQGLPSPSDPSARDTDWVKSERPFPSPTSTPHSGASSPREQYNASPCSAPGFDGPTDYKQQQQSERQVIQRVLQRTQVKLEPSANAVVDVSGHRSSGIGQGTRSGFSDIIRPTPPLPQSPSHDTVYHHQDSHTPLSHTPPSPPGSNNPYDTTSSALKPQDHGPNGMSSSSTPASPDSPLPQRVPAPPPDPALSELEAIKENKCSIVGPVRVEGPISPTAEPLAVVGEVGEDPHVPDEDHAYALPTAPKTGGTTTPLLLPKLRDKGSLRSPANTPSAGDMEPALKRRCLRIRDQNK